A single region of the Deltaproteobacteria bacterium genome encodes:
- a CDS encoding ParA family protein has protein sequence MGRVIAVANQKGGVGKTTTAVNLAAALALEGRSTLLVDLDPQASASTGVGSRGASEGTVYEVLVEGRPASELIRPTAIERLHVLPATRDLVGAEVELIGVKSREHRLHEGLAVVRSRYELILIDCPPSLNLLTVNALRTADTVLIPLQCEYYALEGLTALLDTVGRVRDTLHPGLALEGLVLTMYDGRNSLARQVQDEVRAHFGDQVFRTVIPRNVRLSESPSHGVPVLLYDPASRGASAYRALARELLGQLDRRTEEPHAQGVGQGP, from the coding sequence ATGGGGCGCGTAATCGCGGTGGCCAACCAGAAGGGCGGGGTCGGGAAGACGACCACCGCCGTCAACCTGGCCGCGGCACTGGCGCTCGAGGGACGTTCGACGCTGCTCGTCGACCTCGATCCGCAGGCGAGCGCCAGCACGGGCGTCGGCTCCCGCGGCGCCTCGGAGGGCACCGTCTACGAGGTGCTCGTCGAAGGTCGGCCGGCGAGTGAGCTGATCCGGCCGACCGCGATCGAGCGCCTGCATGTCCTCCCCGCAACGCGAGACCTGGTCGGTGCCGAGGTCGAGCTCATCGGTGTGAAGTCTCGCGAGCACCGGCTGCACGAAGGACTCGCAGTGGTGCGCAGCCGGTACGAGCTGATCCTGATCGATTGTCCGCCGTCGCTCAACCTGCTCACCGTGAACGCGCTGCGCACGGCCGACACCGTGCTGATCCCCCTCCAGTGCGAGTACTACGCGCTCGAGGGCCTGACGGCGCTCCTCGACACCGTCGGCCGCGTCAGGGACACGCTGCATCCGGGCCTCGCCCTCGAGGGGCTCGTGCTGACGATGTACGACGGCCGCAACAGCCTCGCCCGGCAGGTGCAGGACGAGGTGCGGGCCCACTTCGGCGACCAGGTGTTCCGCACCGTCATCCCGCGCAACGTCCGGCTGTCGGAGAGCCCGAGCCACGGGGTGCCCGTGCTGCTCTACGATCCCGCCTCGCGCGGGGCGTCGGCGTACCGCGCCCTCGCCCGCGAGCTTTTGGGTCAACTAGATAGACGAACGGAGGAGCCGCATGCGCAAGGCGTTGGGCAAGGGCCTTGA